CCTCCGATGGCCCGCCACATCGTCACGTCCGGCTGGCTTTATTCCTTCGCCTGTTTCACGGCCGGAATCAGTTCAAAAGACAATTCCTGAATTTACGCGCGCGATACGGTCGATTTGATCAGATGTTCATAACCATCAATCGAAAGCTAACTGAATTTGATTCAAGCCCTGTACTTGAACTGTGTGCCGATGTAGTGAAACTTGGATGAATCTACAAAACCTTTATCATTGTAATCTTAGTGACGACCATGCCTTCCATAGCATGAACCAatttcacctttaggaagcctcccctgaactatGTTTAGTTGCTCATATaaagcatccttttcctttATATCGGGGTAGCATTGCCCAATTCTCATACTCTTTAACTTGAGCTGGGGTATAGTATTCAAagtcctgtcagaaaccgatgCATAGGCCATGAAGGCGGTAGCTGTTATTTGTTCGACATCAGATTACTAcaggaagaggagtactctctagTTCCATCATCTTAGTTTGTTCTAGAATGTTGTGCTTTTTTCGCCGgcggagaaagcgagcattctatgAGCACCCAAGACCGTTGTTGAGGAGGGTGCAcaaatttcagaaaccaatcataaaccgTTCTCGATAGTCTTGAGGTCAGCTCTATCCAAGGGACCGTTGACGCTAAAAATTGTTGTCCTTTGATTGTATCCTTGAAGGCCAACTCAATGAACATAGCATTGCATGGGTGATAGGAAAACTAACCGCTTTACCTGACATGggacctatacactgcttttttTATCAATTCATTATGAAGTTAAATTAAGGTGGGCAGGTGGGTGGGCGTTTTGGTTTAGCCTTTCTAGGTTTTCTTCCCGGTGTTAACGTACTATATGTGGTACTTACTATGTAAGTGATAATTcaacaaatcgaaaaaaatacATCTCATGGTAATTTCTACAAATTAATGAACCGATCACGTCGTCTCCTGGAAGCCATCTGCTATCAATTTTCAATGACCTTAGCCAACAGAGCTTCGCGGGTGATTTCAAGCGAAGTTGACGGTTCTAGTGACGTTGAGATTCCGGcaattgattttcaattttgaaatatgcaaagaaaaaataatgtttGTGTGGAAGAGCGTTTCGGTCTTCTACAATGGAAATTCTTGTTTATCGTccacgtttttttttatttaaatatttaaattgtgatcattttatggtttttttttttggatcacTTACTAGTAATGGAGTGTGGATGGAGCATCTTTTCTAAGAATTCAAGTTATTAAGATTAGCGAATGATGCGTCTGGTTACACCACACTCAAATTTGCTGAGTCCGCCAATGGGTGATCTTGATTGCGACTGCacattaaatatatttatttatgcgCACGTACACAATTTGTTtaccaatttttaaaaataattcaatGATGAGATCTTATCTATAGAAGCGCACTATCTACATAGGAGTACGTACTAATGAGACCTTTTTTAATCAAATGGGAATTATGTTTATTTCAGAATGCCGTTACAACACAAACAGCACAGACCCGTGATTGACCTTTTGGTTGCCATGATTGCTGTTCCCGTACTTATTATTTGTGCATTGCAACTGGAAAAAAACATGCAGGAGAAATGGGCAGAAAACGCGAATACCCGGTGGATGGTGTTCGGGTTAGGTGTTGGGATGCTGCTGATTAGCGTAATCATCTGCGGTTATGTTACCCACAGAATGGGCGTTTGCTTGTGGACGGGACCGTTGGAGGATAATTCACCAATCCCTTTTCCACATGTAagaatattttctaatattaACAGCATTTTTAGTTAGCGTGATGTTTTACTTCCAATTATTGTCATCTGTGTATTTTCTTGGATGCTGATACGTCAAAAGCATCTTTAAAACGAAACGTTGAAACTTCCGTAATCGGAATCCTTATACTCAATTCTTCACACTGATACGAATCGCTCCTCCTATTCCTATAGCATACTAATATGGTAGAATCTCGTTCCACATTCCACACACCCGATTAtgtaatttttaattatattcgAACCTTTATAACCAACGCGTACTATTCTAATTCTGGGGTTGGACTGACCCCGAGGGCGGACCTCAATCCCTTTTATACCTCGCTGAAAATTCAAGAATGATACGCGAATACTTTGCTAGAAAACAGCTCTGTTACTTCGATGTGAAAATTCTTGTCGACATTCGAGTCAGCTGTTATCAAATATTCTAGTACAGTTTTTGTATCCTTACTAATTGTCGTTACTCTGAATGTTAATTGACGTCACACATGTTTTTAACGATTAGTTTAccattttataatttattttatttataccattttataatttttcattgtTAACAATTATTTTTCGTTTCTCATTTCAGATCAACTCGCAAAACGATATTCTTCGTATTATCGACAGCTTACCACCGAGTTACGAAAGCGCCACAAAATCTGATATTCCACCCCCACCATATGACTGGGTTGTAGTTAATATCGACACGAAGGAGCGTCCCAATCAGAATGATGTCGTCCTGCATATCTAAGTCAGCTCAGACATTCAGGCTTATGAATTCTGATCTAATCCCCATAGTTGGAGAAACTGTACTTTTCGCTGATTTAATTCAACGTGGATAATATGTGATAGGAGCGAATGTAGTTGTGAATGTGCAGATACTGCAGTGCTTTCCATTGTATGCGTGTGAAAGATGTGAAAAATGATATTGTTCCATAATCGAATCTAGTCTAAATCATGCAATTGAATGCTAaatgaataacaataataataatgtttttattgaatgagtctcgtttgtattttttcagattttgtgtgaaacaaaacattattagaatcgagttgatatctgtctgtccgtctgtctgtcacacccgatttattcggaaacggctagaccgattgtcacgaaaattggtgagatcaTGTTCGTTATGTTCCCTTTATATacaacaagtggcgccattttgtgttaagtttaagttaAGGTTGTAAGTTCAAAGCTTGCAATGTCCTGAAGGGGTTTGTCAGGAATTCGATGAGATTGTCTAAGCTGGGTATGTCTGAACCTGCTCCAATGAATGACCCCCATAGTTGTCGGGATTTCCGATCCAATTTCTGAGTAATAGCGTATATGATAAGTACGTCCCAGTGTTCAGTACTTATCGCGATGCTACTCATATTTGCTAAAAATTCAGCTGTCACGTCCATGTACTGCCTTATGACTGAGTCACGTTCTTCCCTGGCAGTAGGCAGAATTTGTGCAGATAATTCCACGCAATTGCTCGTTTGTTGTCAAACCTTTTACGGAGCAGCTCTATTGCTGCCTCGTAGTTGGCGTTATTAATGTCCATGGGCTGGATAACACGTACTGCTTCTCCAACCAAATGAGCCTTCAAATACTGCATTTTCTCGACTCCAGACAATGACAGGTTTTTATCCACCATCGAGGTGAACAAGTCGATGAACATCCTCCACTGAGTATAGTTCCCATCGAATCTCGGGATCCCTAATCGATTTACCGAAAACCAACATCCACGCAGAGAACCATCCCAGTAACATCACAATACTCCTGctcacacaaaatggcaccgtaCAACGCAATGTTGCATTGCATGCTAACCACGCCTTTATCAGAAGTACATTTAAACAATGATAAATGCCACGTCATTGAAACTGCGGAAAAGAACGAGTTCAACAGGAAGACCTTAGAAGGAATaatcagtgaaaaaaatgacgaaaatggaaATGAATAACCTGACGACATTTTTTACACAAGCGGGACCATCTGAAAAACATCGAGCTCTTATCATTCATTCCCAAATTAGCTACCACGTGAAAAACATACTAAGAAAACGTGATATCGAAGTGATATCTACAAGCAGACCACATCAACTGAAGACACGATGAGGAAGTGTCAAGGACCCCAATGAAGATAACGAGAAAAGCGGCGTCTATCAGGTAACCTGCACCAATTGTGAAAggcggtcaaaaggtagtataggtcccagggtgaaacttGGATTggaacccacgatggagcataaaacctgggaaacgccttctgtaccaacaccaacagccctactaccaaaccctacctccacctccacgtggtgatccaaaccaaaccaaccaacaagtcactagaaaagtacagggagtaaccgcaccaggtgcggaagttttaccaataagtcagcaggatgaggccttatacacctcgatgctcatcctaccgagacaaagatggatttctgatttccaacagaatgggcatatgggagcgatgggttgactactttgatgaactactgaacaaccagaacatctgcgagttgaaggtcccgccaactgaagacgacggacaaatactgccaccaccaagtataagagaaacagtccgtgcaattcatcggctaaaaaatcataagtagccaggagccgatggaattatagccgaattggggATAATTCCATCGGCATTGGGGAAtgggaggcaaccagttacaccaagtggttcatcaacttgtgctcaaggtgtggaacagcgaatcaatgcataACGACTGGcatagaggcattatctgtctcatacataaaaagggggatatcataaagtgcagcaattatagaggtattatgttgctgagtgccatctataagatattctcagctatcttgctaggtcggatagtcccatacgcctagaacatcattggcccatacgaaagagacttcactccaggcaaatcagcaacagatcagattttccatcTGCGGGAAACAATGGACTGAACGGAACTGTTTGAATATGacaatcagttgcaccatcttttcatcgactttaaagtcgcctataacagcatagccagtgtaaaactgttcatggccatgaaagaattcagtatcccgccgaaattgataagactgactgaccaacgtgcgagcccagataaaagcggcaggactACTCTCGAGAcccttcaacatcaacaacgatctaagacaaggggatgccctatcaggcatcctctttaatttggccatggagaaagtgatccgtgatgctgaggtaaatgcgaggggtacaatcctctttaagtccacccaactactggcctatgctggcgatatcgacattatgggaagaatgacccgagatgtacaaactgccttcatccagatcgagcaggcggcaattggcgcgagatcttggactgcacattaatgaagggaagacaaaggAAGGaaagacgatgaaatccgtgcacggttgttggcagccaacagagcttatttcagcttgcaaaaactgtacaagaaaatgatcttggcagtcctcatttattcctcggagactagatttcttagcgagaaaaactgcgaactcttggccgcgttcgagagaagaatcctccgcggaatttttggccccctacatgaggatggatgattccgtagcctacataacgacaaaatcgataatgaccgtcaggttgtggataaaatccggctcaataggttatggtggacgggtcatttaatccgtatggatgaggatgatccacccggaaagtctataaggggaatatctagagaagaaggtagaaaaagaagacgaggcagaccctgtctgagatggaatgatggcgtaggccaggacgccagacaactttcagggatatcgaattagtggacctcgacgcaaaaccgggatatcctaagttccttattaaggcaggtctaggtCGGACACCGgctgttgctccgttgatgatgatggtcttCCTGTTGAACCTATTCTTTTCCACAGTTCCAGAGTTATGTTTCGCATTGTTTAAGCGTTCCCCTGATAAAGGCATGCGATGGAGTATTGCGTTGTACGGTGCTATTTTTTGTGAGAAGGAGTGCTGTGATGTTACTGGGATGATTCTCTGCGGGGATGTTCGTTTTCGGTAAATATCGAATTTAATTTTTCctctgttgttgatgatgagtaaGTCAAAGAAGGGCTGTTGGTTATTGCACTCGACTTCCATGGTGAACGTAATACTCTTGTGGACCATATTCAATTTGTTGAGTATGCCTTCCTTCccaattgcaaaaatgttgtcaaCATATCTATAATATCACAGAATCTTGGTAAAATACCAAGCTGTTCTATACATTCCTCTATTCGCTCCATAAAGATGTTGCTAATAAATGGCACGGATTACCCATGTTGACGCCCGCTACGATTTTAAAGCATCGATTCCTGAACATGAACTAGCTTTCACTCATAGTATCTGATTTCATATATTGTCGTACTTTCCTTCTCCAttcaaacgatgattcgtcgaTATTAATTAGTTTTTCCTTTAAGTATGCCAGTGCTTCCTTTACTGGTACACTAGGGAAGAGGGCTTTAATGTCAAATGAAACTATACCTTCGTCATCCGAAAGTGTTTCTGTGTTTCGAAGTGTTTTAATGAGCTCTTCCCTGATCCTTATAGTTCGTTGTCGTTCATCGTGAAGACACGATTAGCAATCGTCAAAGATCCAAGGAACCCCAGATAACCTGCACCGATTGTGAAAATACATATATAGAGCAAACTAGAAGGTTCAAGGAACATATAAGGGAAGTAAATCTGGCGAAAGCAAAAAGCGGACCAACACATGCCCTCAAATCATTGGTAGCCAGACACATCATTGAGGAGACATATAATAACGGAGGATAACCTAAGGGTAATTAAGGAGGTTAATGACTTCCGAAAATTGGACGCATTAGAGAGTTTCATCATCCAAAAGATACGGGAGGAAAATAGGATTAACAGTGATTTAGGAGACGTCACGTGGATTAATTAgataataaaattaactagCAATCAAGATCTGGATTTAGGTATTTAACACATAAGCagttcagacaaaaactcatcaagaaagaggacaactggtcctcgaagtaccggtatatgaggaataaaaaactcactatcctgcattaaaaaataaaatttgtctttttttcactATAAAATAAGCCGAATAAAACAACACACACAACCGAAGAAATAGCAAATCTAATGTTGAAAATGAAACGATGCATGAAAAAAGGCATGCGGCTtatgggggtcatcccgtgtcaaggccgttttttttgccttttttgaaaaattattttggaggactggataaagatagaaacgtgattttttcaccatatgtttattgatatctatagaatatgtgataaatttttcagcttaatatcgtagctagttttcagaatacgtgtcaatttatgcacccatctccaaaaaaagagtttttctgctgccacgctagagggcgctatgttcatctgaaaaaaaaaaactaaacggcattttaatgtggataaTATTCcacgatccgcaaactaggataattagaaaatattaaaaggtaaatttttgatggcctttaaacttaattttttgaatttttgtgtttttttacggcttttttaatgaataaaaaaacgacccgtccgattgcaattatcctagtttgcggaccgtagatatatgtattaaagaagtcgtgaaaatttcaaggaatttggttggatagattttgagctatggtggcagccgattttcaagatgcagtttcgagaaaaacgcatttgaaaatttaaatgtgattatcaacagtaaaattttaactcaccatcaatctgctatacctcgtccatagagagcaccctccattTCTCCAAAAAAGTCCTGTAAGGGCGATTGTTGctttctggtttcaattctggctcttttagcgaggtcagtcgatcgtcgttcggaccgccaaattgacgcttcattacggcggtcggcataaacctgacatatgtgactaacttgacatcccattgtcactaggattgtgagaatgccattgaatccttcattgaaaataattacagccagaaaagtggctacttCTACGACCTTGACCCCAGAATGaaagtgtttaggagcgaaagtccagatcaatgcatttaacgactcattgttattctgggtctctgctcgtaAACATCtcttcaagagatcatctcgtacaaatcttcgtagattggtttgatgactgtttgaacttcttcagtcaaaggtgccttctcgtggtgaaaactatccagttctcctttagtttccgctttgcgccatttgcaccaactgtcctcgcctgctggacaattttgatgctgaggattttcgtctgtagaacatttatggaagaaagtttcccaaatttcttgcttcatttcttctatcgaatttgcctgtcgacgaatagccagcccagaaaatgtagtgaggttcttatcagtaagttttccagccccttttccaccaatgcctttgtgattcttctttgcatttctaagccgcgttctcattcttttctcgacatgtcctacgcattacttttttactactacgtatattttattatttgtagaaatttgcagaaataccggagaaaactccagcaaaatccaatatacaatatataaaacttgtcgcaattggaatatccatgttcatgcttgctaaaagtttctttgctgatgttgatgcgaagtcctttttcttctctgataagtatcgattcccatgaaatactcgttttttagtgcgagcacgacgttgaacgttaaagcaatctcccttcgtacgatccatttgaaaaaatcactgaTCATACAAACAGctcaatacttacaacaaaatataactgagtatagcttaaaAGCCTTTCAGTACTCACTCTAGACtgaattatcctttttattccaaacagcaaataagtttaaacaattgattggttttccatctttttatatttatttataaggctcaggtaaaaaactaacaggtaaaaaaagattcgatgctctttctcatcgagtactctagccacggctgcaaactccttacctgtttaacactgtaatttctgaacaactcggaatatcgggaaatccctttgcccacatattctccactatatatagatacaattcttgcaaaaaaaaatcgatttctccaacccggcacacgggatgacccccttatgtAAAGTACTTTAACGAACACTAGACAGTGACGTCACAAAATTTCAACAACTTTCCcggtttctttttctttaattcaCGCTATAAACTATAAACTATAAACGTTAATAAATCGTCTTTAACCAATTGGTGTAGTCGGGTAGCCTGAGTACCTCACTTGGCAGCTGACTAGATAAAAGCTTCGAATAACCCCGCAAtagcaagaagaagaagtaaaataAAGTGCAAATGACACATAAACATTGGAAAAAGTTCCTCAaatctgaaatatttaaatttggaTAGACGTGCGGGCGCGAAGTAATTAATAATTACTGCGGCTCACAAAAGCAATTTCCCTATTTCAGGGGGTTGGTATAAAATACGAATAAAGGCCAGCTTTTGAGCAGATTAGAGTTTTCCCGCCAAACAAATTCAGGGGTTAGAAACCTTGCAAGTGGCTGCACATTATGTCCGACAGCGAGGATGATTGGGAAAGTAAGGATGTCGATGAGATGCTCCGGGAGATCCAGAAGAAAACCCAACAGGCTTCCATAGCGGTTCCTGCTGAAGCGATTCCAGTTGAGTGTGTTAGTCAAAATCCAGGCCGCCCTCCATTCTTTTTTGATCAAGGTAAAAGGTAACCAAAAATAGGCTACGCTGTTAGCAATAACTCAGCTATTTCGTCTAATAGATTTCGGCGGGAGGTATGAAATCAAGCCAGCATTTAAGAATAGTTCCAAAGGCGGAAAATCAAAGCAAGATTATATGCAACGAACCTCAGCAGGACAGTTGAAAACTCTTTTGGATTCGGATCCTCTTAGAGGATTTATTGCTATCTTGCAACGGAAATGTggcttttttaaatattttgacgAATCAATTCCGCCAGAACATGTCCCTTTAGTCATCCACATCTTTGCTAAACTCTGCGAGCTTCCCTTCGAGGAGCATAGAAGGGATTTCTTGAGAAAGTTTGTTAGTTCCGACAACTTGTTCCGGCATTTGGAAAGCTTTTTCGATTCCGAAAACTATCCTTCGACGGCTATcgatgattttatttatttgagttGGAAGTTGAAGAGCTCAGAAGTCGAGAAACGGAACGTGCGTGTTTTGCTCCAAAAACTTGAAGCGAAACACGCTGATAAGCAGGAGCTCCAAAGAAAGATACAGAACATTCTCAACGCGTTTGAAGACGACTACCAGAAGTACAAAGAAGTATTGGCATCCGCAAATAACTCTCCAGTAAACTTAAAGGCTTTCCCCCTCTAGATCTACCCCACCCTCGATGAACTGAAAAGCGACGCCCTCGGTGATGTCAAGCTCAATATTACGGAGGGCAAGTATCCGTCGGTTGACGAATATGTAGAAACTCATTTGTCACTTTTGCGCGAGGATTTCATTGCTCCAATTAGGGACATAGTCAATGAGTTGCGAGGGTTTGAGTCGTTGGAGGCAGTGTCGTCGAAGCAGCTCTACAAAGCTACAAGATTCGGTGTGAAGCACACAACTTACGGCCCAGCCTTTCTGGTAGATTTCATGCCAAAAGATCGGGGTGAAGACCAGCTACTTCTCTCGGGGAATCATGCATCCATCTACAGCGCGAAGAAGCTAATGTACGGTTCTCTCTTGTGCTTCACGTCCAGTCTACAATTCGAGGATCTGATACTCGGCGTGGTTTCTCGACGCGATGACGAGCTTGTTTCGAAAGGATTTGTACGATTTTTGCCAGATTGCAGTAGTCATTTTGTCTGAAATAAACGAATGTGTTTCTAGGTTCATGTTGAAATCGTTAAGATGTACAACGTGGGAAACATTTTCAACCGTGACTTTATCATGTTTGAGAGCGAAACATACTTTGAGCCGTACCAGCACGTTTATCGGGTGCTGCGTGGTCTCCATAAGGAGAACTTTCCTCTGGCGGATTATATAGTGAACGTTGAAGTATGGCCCTTGCTTGTGATCGCAGTTCAATTCTACTAATCATGGCTCAATATTTCAGTGTAACGCCAGACCTCCCGACTATTTGAGAGGCAGGCTCAAGCACACCTACAAATACCAGGAACACTCTTTCAACCCGCTTGATTTGGAAAGCTATCCGCCTTGTGAAGTTCTCGGATTAGACAAATCTCAATATGCGGCCATCCAGCACTCACTTAGCCAGAAATTTTCACTGATCCAAGGACCGCCTGGAACTGGGAAAACTTTCATCGGATTCAAAATTCTCTCAATGCTTCTTAAAAATGTCGACGCACCGATTTTAGTTGTTTGCTATACCAATCATGCGCTCGATCAGTTCTTGCTGGGCGTCCTGGAAACGACGCAAGACGTTGTACGCTTGGGAAATCAATCGAAGCATGAAATTCTTGATGCCTACAATATACGGCAAATGATTGAACGTTCAGAGCAGGATTGGACTCTGAAACATTGCAGGGAAACCGAGTTGATGGCGCATACGTCGCTGATGTCGAAACTTGAGCGTTTGGAAACAGAAGGTGATAAGGAAGAAAATTACGAGGAAATAATGAGAGTGCAGGTAAGAAAGGCTCATCGAATATTAGCCTCGACATGATTACAAATAAATTTACCGTTTAGGGAGATATACGACGAGTATCAGCAAAACTCCACGAATTGAAGCAAATTTTGGACTTTCAACAGATCAAAGGCAAGAAAGTCATTGGAATGACTACAACCTTTGCCTCGCGAAATCATTCGTTGCTGCAACTTCTAAAAGTTCCAATTGGTGAGTAATCTCTTTGGAATCTTCTGTGGAAGGTGATCTAACTACGATTTCTGAAGGGTAGTTACGAAGGGatgttttaagattttatgcaTGTTAAACCAGACATCAGACTGTCAATGATCTGATGTAAAAGGATACATCCAAATATTCAATGCTTGTTGTAAAAAGCAATTAAAAGTGATTGAAATTTGTGGAAggtaagtaggtaggtatcagtggccgctccgaggagcccaattagcgctttggtgcgccgttttgatgccacaaactcctaagaccgtgactgttatgggaacagggaagcagagtccagccggctcggatcttcagaagaatggtttacccagtgtccgcagcctgactcgagccagagctgggcaatcgcagagaaagtgcatgagggtttcccttccttctccgcagcttcggcaatgcgatttgtagggtaagccgagcctagcggcatggtcccctatgggccagtaccccgtgcagaccgccgtaatcttgaatgcatttgcacgcgtctggcacaggaggtctcgtgatcgggctatgttaaaagcgggccaaattctccttgacttggcacagcttgtaagccttcgccatctcaggcccacggctgctaggtagtgcgagcagactcggcccccgacagccgccagcggaacaccgactgtattcgccgagggactgccaagcgTAGAGCCTTGCCTAgcaaatccgtcagcccgctcattcccctctatgttcctatgcccgggaacccagaggagagtgaccttgagcgtgccgcaaagatggttgagcgcgtctctgcactgccccccaaggccttgatggccgcttggctgtcggtcagaatggctatgttacgcttggggctcgaatcacgctccagccatcgacagacttctaatatcgccagtacttccgcctggaatacactggtgaaacctgggagaccatacgacttggatacaccgtgtgtattcgagaagacCCCCGCGTCGACTCCATAGGccgtctttgatccgtccgtaaagaataccgtgtgatagtcttgcaacacgccgccggtcttccactttgccctggttggaatgtccacagcaaagtttctcgtgaagtgcagcttgcgtgtgacatagcctgcccagatttctcgaggtatttcatctaggatgttgctgtggccgtaggacttcgctgcccagcatccggactcacgtagtctgacggtactgcacgctgcaacatatttgatgtacattgagagcatctgctggacaggactgcagagcccccgtagcacctgcacacgcggttccttgaatcctattaagctttgttTTATTGTGGAAATTTCGGAACTTTCTTGCCATGAAAACATCAACATCAAGAGGTACTAACTCAACGACTACGGCTTTTGACTATCGGGGAAGGATTCATTTTGTTCACCAAAACTTTCGCGCACGCCTTAGCAGCGGTATCAGATGGTCTCATAATGGTTGCTTTCAACAGCGAAAATTTCGATGATGTCAGCTGGATAGTCTTAGCCAACAGCAATCATCGTACTCGGTCATGTGCTGCGGAAATACAGTTTTGTCGACTATAATAGTGagaagtttgtggatttctgcgaTTTCAATCGTTCCGTTTTTGCTGGCACGTTTTTAGAGaa
The window above is part of the Hermetia illucens chromosome 3, iHerIll2.2.curated.20191125, whole genome shotgun sequence genome. Proteins encoded here:
- the LOC119652841 gene encoding uncharacterized protein LOC119652841 gives rise to the protein MQSKIQIAQLQIGQTPAGTQTSKMPLQHKQHRPVIDLLVAMIAVPVLIICALQLEKNMQEKWAENANTRWMVFGLGVGMLLISVIICGYVTHRMGVCLWTGPLEDNSPIPFPHINSQNDILRIIDSLPPSYESATKSDIPPPPYDWVVVNIDTKERPNQNDVVLHI
- the LOC119653103 gene encoding NFX1-type zinc finger-containing protein 1, whose product is MSDSEDDWESKDVDEMLREIQKKTQQASIAVPAEAIPVECVSQNPGRPPFFFDQDFGGRYEIKPAFKNSSKGGKSKQDYMQRTSAGQLKTLLDSDPLRGFIAILQRKCGFFKYFDESIPPEHVPLVIHIFAKLCELPFEEHRRDFLRKFVSSDNLFRHLESFFDSENYPSTAIDDFIYLSWKLKSSEVEKRNVRVLLQKLEAKHADKQELQRKIQNILNAFEDDYQKYKEIYPTLDELKSDALGDVKLNITEGKYPSVDEYVETHLSLLREDFIAPIRDIVNELRGFESLEAVSSKQLYKATRFGVKHTTYGPAFLVDFMPKDRGEDQLLLSGNHASIYSAKKLMYGSLLCFTSSLQFEDLILGVVSRRDDELVSKGFVHVEIVKMYNVGNIFNRDFIMFESETYFEPYQHVYRVLRGLHKENFPLADYIVNVECNARPPDYLRGRLKHTYKYQEHSFNPLDLESYPPCEVLGLDKSQYAAIQHSLSQKFSLIQGPPGTGKTFIGFKILSMLLKNVDAPILVVCYTNHALDQFLLGVLETTQDVVRLGNQSKHEILDAYNIRQMIERSEQDWTLKHCRETELMAHTSLMSKLERLETEGDKEENYEEIMRVQGDIRRVSAKLHELKQILDFQQIKGKKVIGMTTTFASRNHSLLQLLKVPIVIVEEAAEVLESHIIAAITQSTEHLILIGDHQQLRPTTSVYRLSEKYKMNISLFERMIKNKLHSVCLNTQHRMRPDIANLLRPTIYEDLNDADIVRQYKDIRGMSKNMFFVNHDFKELKASERNTKKNVHEVLFLLSLADYLLSQGYNPQDIVILCTYNGQAFEFISEIKRRGKIATIRVSVVDNFQGEESKIILLSLVRKNDENNIGFLAMKNRICVALSRAKEGFYAIGAIDFLARNNSIWRKVKATLKDQDAIGDALPLLCRKHGVVTEVRTHEDFQFFKEGRCCRSSNDAQDVI